From Geobacter sp., one genomic window encodes:
- a CDS encoding DUF4140 domain-containing protein, protein MQHLFSMSNCLMPHSRPLHGGASPVSGVAASCRVLFLALALVAVALPAMAGSRSVTWYLDGSRVEQDLQVTGGYIEISLPAAVQAGSLRVRPRGGARISRVQVVPVKPDPAVEKELIRLAEQQESLQDRLQALSVKEEIFKSAAKTQGGKAPRRTRTNPEPLTAIREGTDFAINRLEEVYRAKRRTERELKGLEKRQAALRQKGNGSGSMARIWLAGRQGQVQISYLTSGEGWQPRYDLRIGGAEAEIASWADLPRQEKGARVFVVPVRLAEASTAMAPLAVGRAPLSISRLPVLSHQQEPGLQTVLTVVVRNETGTFLPAGTASGFWNGEFLGVAPFSGAKPGDNLKVTFGR, encoded by the coding sequence ATGCAACACTTGTTTTCGATGTCGAACTGCTTGATGCCGCACAGTAGACCGCTGCATGGTGGTGCATCGCCGGTTTCCGGCGTGGCCGCCTCCTGCAGGGTTCTGTTCCTGGCGCTGGCCCTGGTGGCCGTTGCTCTGCCGGCAATGGCCGGCAGCAGGTCGGTCACCTGGTATCTCGATGGCTCAAGGGTGGAACAGGATCTCCAGGTTACCGGAGGTTACATCGAGATATCCCTGCCCGCGGCCGTGCAGGCAGGTTCCCTGCGGGTAAGGCCACGGGGGGGCGCGCGGATCTCAAGGGTGCAGGTGGTGCCGGTCAAGCCCGACCCTGCAGTGGAGAAGGAGCTCATAAGGCTTGCCGAGCAACAGGAATCGCTGCAGGACCGTCTGCAGGCACTGTCGGTGAAGGAGGAGATCTTCAAATCGGCAGCCAAGACCCAGGGTGGAAAGGCGCCGCGCCGGACCCGCACCAACCCCGAGCCGCTGACGGCCATTCGCGAAGGGACCGATTTTGCCATCAATCGCCTGGAGGAGGTCTACCGGGCCAAGCGGCGGACCGAGCGTGAATTGAAGGGGCTGGAGAAACGGCAGGCAGCGCTGCGACAGAAGGGTAACGGTTCCGGCTCGATGGCCAGGATCTGGCTCGCCGGCAGGCAGGGACAGGTGCAGATCTCCTATCTCACGTCCGGCGAGGGCTGGCAGCCGCGCTACGATCTTCGTATCGGCGGGGCAGAGGCGGAGATCGCCAGTTGGGCGGATCTCCCGCGTCAGGAGAAGGGGGCTCGTGTCTTTGTAGTCCCTGTCCGCCTGGCCGAAGCCTCCACAGCCATGGCACCGCTGGCCGTGGGGAGGGCGCCTCTGTCGATCAGCAGGTTGCCGGTTCTGTCCCACCAGCAGGAGCCTGGCCTGCAGACCGTTCTGACCGTTGTCGTCAGGAACGAAACCGGGACGTTTCTTCCCGCTGGCACGGCGAGCGGTTTCTGGAACGGGGAATTCCTCGGCGTCGCACCGTTTTCCGGCGCGAAACCGGGCGACAACCTGAAAGTGACCTTTGGCCGTTGA
- a CDS encoding FKBP-type peptidyl-prolyl cis-trans isomerase, which yields MRGLEKLIVALLVAVAIAIPACVQKEAKVETQQAAEAEPGMTRTPSGLAYKELRPGNGPLPVRGKMVKVHYTGWLENGTKFDSSVDRGEPFSFAVGAGEVIPGWDEGVLAMKVGSKRRLVIPPELGYGAAGAGGVIPPNATLVFDVELLDAAQ from the coding sequence GTGCGTGGTCTGGAGAAACTGATAGTCGCGCTGCTTGTGGCGGTGGCAATCGCCATCCCTGCATGCGTTCAGAAAGAGGCGAAGGTTGAGACGCAGCAGGCGGCAGAGGCGGAGCCGGGCATGACCCGGACCCCCAGCGGGCTGGCCTACAAGGAGCTGCGGCCGGGCAACGGCCCGCTTCCCGTGCGCGGCAAGATGGTGAAAGTCCATTATACCGGCTGGCTGGAGAACGGCACCAAGTTCGACAGCTCTGTGGACCGGGGTGAGCCGTTCTCATTCGCGGTCGGCGCCGGCGAAGTCATACCCGGATGGGATGAAGGCGTTCTCGCCATGAAAGTCGGCTCCAAGCGCCGACTGGTCATCCCGCCCGAACTCGGCTACGGTGCTGCCGGAGCCGGTGGAGTGATCCCCCCCAATGCAACACTTGTTTTCGATGTCGAACTGCTTGATGCCGCACAGTAG
- a CDS encoding DUF1015 family protein: MAIIKPFKAVRPKRELAHRVAAPPYDVMDAAEARQMAAGDPYSFLHISRPEIDLPNDTNLYSEPVYQQGRENLAAFLRQGILEQDSQDCYYVYRQQMGSLTQTGLVACSAVDDYQGGIIRKHELTRADKEEDRVRHIDFLDANDEPVFFTYRFDPAIARIIAHVTTMVPEYDFTADDNVRHTFWILQNPDEIKRLTELFAAIPVLYVADGHHRSAAASRVRDIRSSANPAHTGSEEYNYFLTVIFPDSEMHIMPYNRAVRDLNRLSIAEFMARVAEHFEITPVSRPVEPPERHQFGMYLAGKWYELAAREDSFDAEEPVARLDVSILQDNLLNSVLGIRNPRTDQRLHFVGGIRGVEELERLVESGEYAVAFSLHPTSIDELMELADADRIMPPKSTWFEPKLRSGLFLHLLGN; the protein is encoded by the coding sequence ATGGCAATCATCAAACCCTTTAAAGCGGTCAGGCCGAAACGGGAACTGGCACACCGGGTCGCCGCACCCCCCTACGATGTCATGGACGCAGCCGAAGCCAGGCAGATGGCAGCAGGCGATCCGTACTCGTTCCTGCATATTTCCCGACCCGAGATCGATCTGCCGAACGATACGAACCTCTACAGCGAGCCGGTCTATCAGCAGGGGCGGGAAAATCTGGCAGCCTTTCTCCGCCAGGGCATCCTGGAGCAGGATTCTCAAGACTGTTACTATGTCTACCGCCAGCAGATGGGGAGCCTGACCCAGACCGGCCTGGTCGCCTGCTCCGCGGTGGACGACTACCAGGGGGGGATCATCAGGAAGCACGAACTGACCCGCGCCGACAAGGAAGAGGACCGGGTTCGCCACATCGACTTCCTTGATGCCAATGACGAGCCAGTCTTTTTCACCTACCGTTTCGATCCGGCCATCGCCCGGATCATCGCCCATGTCACCACCATGGTCCCCGAGTACGATTTCACTGCCGACGACAACGTCCGCCACACTTTCTGGATTCTGCAGAATCCCGATGAGATCAAACGGCTGACCGAACTGTTTGCCGCTATTCCCGTCCTGTACGTGGCAGACGGCCACCACCGCAGTGCCGCTGCCAGCAGGGTGCGGGATATCAGGTCTTCTGCCAATCCGGCGCATACGGGAAGCGAGGAGTACAATTACTTTCTGACGGTCATCTTCCCGGACAGCGAGATGCATATCATGCCGTACAACCGTGCGGTGCGCGATCTGAACCGCCTCAGCATCGCCGAGTTCATGGCCAGGGTGGCGGAGCACTTCGAGATCACGCCGGTCTCCCGGCCGGTGGAGCCGCCCGAGCGCCATCAGTTCGGTATGTACCTTGCCGGCAAGTGGTATGAGCTGGCAGCGCGCGAAGACTCATTCGATGCTGAAGAACCGGTGGCGCGGCTCGATGTCTCCATACTGCAGGACAACCTGCTCAATTCGGTTCTCGGCATCCGCAACCCCCGCACCGATCAGCGCCTCCATTTCGTGGGGGGGATTCGCGGCGTTGAAGAGCTGGAGCGGCTGGTGGAGAGCGGCGAATATGCCGTGGCGTTTTCGCTCCACCCCACCTCCATCGACGAACTGATGGAGCTGGCCGATGCTGACCGGATCATGCCCCCCAAGTCGACCTGGTTCGAGCCAAAGCTGCGGTCGGGGCTCTTCCTCCATCTGCTCGGCAATTGA
- a CDS encoding peptidoglycan-binding protein, giving the protein MKRIVPIIWLLCCLLVCAAPGCATQHRLADGTSRGITRVGHSIQVGAFREVKNAERLTARLQEKGIEAFYFRKDDGLYAVRFGDFPSREAARQEARKLVKERLLTFFFIASPREQVLKQGQRTEIHKPSAPVSVKKPSGDMGGVAARTAERFVGIPYRWGGDTVVEGMDCSGFVRAVYNLCGVNIPRTSREQFRVGEGVGRADLQDGDLVFFGSSEESINHVGIYVGAGKFVHAPRRGEEIRVSALDETYFAKRFMGGRRYF; this is encoded by the coding sequence ATGAAGCGTATCGTACCCATCATCTGGCTGCTCTGCTGTCTGCTCGTCTGCGCGGCACCCGGCTGCGCCACCCAGCATCGGCTGGCTGACGGCACCTCGCGGGGGATTACCCGGGTCGGCCATTCCATCCAGGTGGGGGCGTTCCGCGAGGTGAAGAATGCCGAGCGGCTCACGGCCCGTCTGCAGGAGAAAGGGATCGAGGCGTTCTATTTCCGCAAGGACGACGGTCTCTATGCGGTCCGCTTCGGTGATTTCCCCAGCCGCGAGGCTGCCCGGCAGGAGGCGCGGAAACTGGTGAAAGAGAGGCTACTGACCTTTTTCTTCATCGCCTCCCCGCGCGAACAGGTGCTGAAGCAGGGGCAAAGAACAGAGATCCACAAACCGAGCGCACCTGTGAGCGTGAAGAAACCGTCCGGTGATATGGGCGGGGTTGCGGCCCGGACTGCCGAGCGGTTCGTCGGCATCCCCTACCGCTGGGGGGGGGATACCGTGGTGGAGGGGATGGACTGCAGCGGTTTTGTCCGGGCGGTCTACAATCTCTGCGGGGTCAATATCCCTCGTACCTCGCGGGAGCAGTTCAGGGTCGGCGAGGGGGTTGGCAGGGCCGATCTGCAGGACGGGGACCTGGTCTTTTTCGGCTCGTCCGAAGAGAGCATCAACCATGTCGGTATCTATGTCGGTGCCGGCAAATTCGTCCATGCACCGAGACGCGGGGAAGAGATCAGGGTTTCCGCACTAGATGAGACGTATTTTGCCAAGCGCTTCATGGGCGGGCGGCGCTATTTTTAG
- a CDS encoding peptide chain release factor 2 (programmed frameshift) produces the protein MFRDEIARLENLAERINKLRGSLDVETKRETIQEMESRIAAPGFWDNQEVAQQLLKERTMLEKVVDAWDRCRRQEEDIRVLIELGQEAEDEATLVEVGELNSRLEKEVEQAEFQRMLSGPHDKSNCFFSINAGAGGTESQDWAEMLLRMYLRYCERKGWRTDITDYQAGDEAGVKGVTFAVSGEFAYGYLKAEAGIHRLVRISPFDSNARRHTSFASVFAFPEIADDIDVKVVESDLRVDTYRSSGAGGQHVNTTDSAVRITHIPTGIVVACQTERSQHLNKATALRVLRAKLYEKEVQEREAQAAEISGEKKEIGWGSQIRSYVLHPYKMVKDLRTGVETGNPDAVLDGDLEEFIVAFLMGVRRNVSADD, from the exons ATGTTCAGAGATGAGATAGCACGACTGGAGAACCTGGCGGAACGGATCAACAAGCTTCGGGGGTCTCTT GACGTAGAAACCAAGCGCGAGACGATCCAGGAAATGGAGTCGCGGATTGCCGCTCCCGGTTTCTGGGACAACCAGGAGGTTGCCCAGCAGCTGCTGAAGGAGCGGACCATGCTGGAGAAGGTCGTGGACGCATGGGACCGGTGCCGTCGCCAGGAAGAAGACATCCGGGTCCTGATCGAGCTGGGGCAGGAGGCTGAGGACGAGGCGACCCTGGTCGAGGTGGGGGAGTTGAACAGCCGCCTGGAAAAGGAGGTCGAGCAGGCCGAATTCCAGCGCATGCTCTCCGGGCCCCACGACAAGAGCAACTGCTTCTTTTCCATCAACGCCGGCGCCGGAGGGACCGAGTCCCAGGACTGGGCCGAGATGCTGCTCCGGATGTATCTCCGTTACTGCGAGCGGAAGGGGTGGCGGACCGATATCACCGATTACCAGGCAGGTGACGAGGCCGGGGTGAAAGGGGTGACCTTTGCCGTATCCGGCGAATTTGCCTACGGCTACCTGAAAGCCGAGGCGGGCATCCACCGTCTGGTCCGGATCTCCCCCTTTGACAGCAATGCCCGGCGCCATACCTCCTTTGCCTCGGTCTTCGCCTTTCCCGAGATTGCCGACGACATCGACGTGAAGGTGGTCGAGTCAGACCTGCGGGTGGATACCTACCGCTCCAGCGGTGCCGGTGGCCAGCATGTCAATACCACCGATTCGGCGGTGCGGATCACCCATATCCCCACCGGGATCGTGGTTGCCTGCCAGACCGAGCGGAGCCAGCACCTAAACAAGGCCACGGCGCTCAGGGTCCTGCGTGCCAAGCTGTATGAAAAGGAGGTGCAGGAGCGGGAGGCCCAGGCTGCCGAGATATCGGGCGAAAAGAAGGAGATCGGCTGGGGGAGCCAGATCCGCTCCTATGTCCTCCATCCCTACAAGATGGTCAAGGATCTCCGTACCGGGGTGGAGACCGGCAACCCCGATGCGGTGCTGGACGGCGACCTGGAAGAGTTCATCGTCGCTTTCCTCATGGGGGTCCGCCGCAACGTGTCGGCCGACGACTGA
- the lnt gene encoding apolipoprotein N-acyltransferase — protein MDSLQQKIAPVAERSRHAYSLAALSGILLALSFPTPGLALLAWGAFIPLFWAVSGASRRQAFRCGMITGMVAYTGILYWLNIVMTTYGKLPWVVSLLLTLVMAAYLSLYPAIVIALVRGGESAGLSPLFTFPVAWVGFEYLRAFALTGFPWASLAYTQYRTLPLIQIADMTGIYGVSFLVALANVALYRLVRSLVKNEPLAPAIRGAALVLGVVVAVLGYGAYRLNIPEQGAVVKVALVQGNIPQDVKWNPAFQEQTVQTYERLSRSAAAASPQLMVWPESALPFFFQTEPQYAARVTGLARELGSSLVVGSPAFDRDGGKIHYLNSAFLIGPAGEVLGRGDKLHLVPFGEYVPLASLLPFVHKLVEGVGDFSPGREAVPLVAPFGKIGVLVCFEGIFPEISREYVRLGSQLLVNITNDAWYGRSSAPYQHLSMAVFRSVENRVPLVRAANTGISAIIDSKGHFRGMTGLFQEAVLTGEVRLGSGRTLYNRMGDLFAGACLLATALAGIVIYRRSLRRSRLTVDDDLGDEP, from the coding sequence GTGGACTCTCTGCAGCAGAAGATTGCGCCGGTCGCCGAGCGGTCACGCCACGCTTATTCCCTGGCAGCCCTTTCCGGAATTCTCCTTGCGCTCTCTTTCCCCACGCCGGGCCTGGCTCTCCTTGCCTGGGGCGCCTTCATCCCGCTCTTCTGGGCGGTCAGCGGGGCAAGCAGGCGACAGGCGTTCCGCTGCGGCATGATTACCGGCATGGTTGCCTATACCGGTATCCTTTATTGGCTCAATATCGTCATGACCACCTATGGCAAGCTGCCATGGGTGGTGAGCCTGCTGTTGACCCTGGTCATGGCTGCCTATCTCTCCCTCTACCCGGCCATCGTCATTGCCCTGGTCAGGGGGGGGGAGTCGGCAGGACTGAGCCCGCTCTTCACCTTTCCCGTGGCCTGGGTGGGGTTCGAATATCTGCGTGCCTTTGCCCTGACTGGGTTCCCGTGGGCGAGCCTTGCCTACACCCAGTATCGGACCCTGCCGCTCATCCAGATTGCTGATATGACCGGGATTTACGGCGTGAGCTTCCTGGTTGCGCTGGCCAATGTGGCGCTCTACCGGCTTGTCAGAAGCCTGGTGAAGAACGAGCCGCTGGCGCCGGCCATCCGGGGCGCGGCGCTGGTGCTGGGCGTGGTCGTCGCGGTTCTCGGCTACGGGGCGTATCGCCTCAACATCCCGGAGCAGGGCGCCGTGGTCAAGGTGGCGCTGGTGCAGGGGAACATCCCCCAGGATGTGAAATGGAACCCTGCCTTCCAGGAACAGACGGTGCAGACCTACGAGCGGCTGTCACGGTCGGCTGCTGCCGCATCGCCACAGCTCATGGTCTGGCCGGAGAGTGCCCTGCCGTTCTTTTTCCAGACCGAGCCTCAGTATGCCGCACGGGTCACGGGCCTTGCCCGTGAGCTCGGGAGTTCGCTGGTGGTGGGGAGCCCGGCCTTTGATCGGGATGGGGGCAAGATCCACTACCTGAACAGCGCCTTTCTCATCGGTCCTGCAGGCGAGGTCCTGGGGCGCGGCGACAAGCTGCATCTGGTCCCTTTCGGGGAATACGTTCCCCTGGCCAGCCTGCTCCCCTTTGTCCACAAGCTGGTGGAGGGGGTGGGGGATTTTTCACCCGGCCGGGAAGCGGTTCCCCTTGTGGCGCCATTCGGCAAGATCGGCGTGCTGGTCTGCTTCGAAGGGATCTTCCCCGAGATTTCACGGGAATACGTGCGGCTCGGCAGCCAGTTGCTGGTCAACATCACCAACGATGCCTGGTATGGCCGCTCATCGGCTCCGTACCAGCATCTTTCCATGGCGGTCTTCAGGTCGGTGGAGAATCGGGTTCCGCTGGTGCGGGCCGCCAATACCGGGATATCCGCCATCATCGACAGCAAGGGGCATTTCCGGGGGATGACCGGGCTCTTTCAGGAGGCGGTGCTCACCGGGGAGGTTCGCCTCGGCTCGGGTCGGACCCTGTACAACCGTATGGGGGACCTTTTTGCAGGAGCCTGTCTGCTGGCAACGGCCCTGGCGGGGATAGTCATTTACAGAAGATCGCTCCGGCGATCCCGGCTCACGGTCGATGACGACCTCGGCGATGAGCCATAG
- a CDS encoding CBS domain-containing protein, with protein MDEGGSKRKSGMWDQLNRFLSGRRKVTEEEIHELMDAGEEEGIINEEENAMIRSIFALGDTVVREIMVPRTDMGCIGLDSPVREALDTIIACGHSRIPVFEGTMDNIVGILYAKDLLKYWGMDEESISLKTIMRPPFFIPETKNLEELLQEFRKKKVHLAIVIDEYGGTSGLVTIEDLLEQIVGDIQDEYDAEEERLVEEPGGSVIVDGRLPIEDLEEHFGITVEREKFDTVGGYVAHLTGSIPVIGEVVTADRLLITVLAADERRVIRLRVDRLRENGSEA; from the coding sequence TTGGACGAGGGTGGTAGTAAACGGAAATCCGGCATGTGGGATCAACTGAACCGGTTTCTCTCCGGTCGGCGCAAGGTGACCGAGGAAGAGATCCATGAATTGATGGATGCCGGCGAAGAAGAAGGGATCATCAACGAAGAAGAGAATGCGATGATCCGCTCCATCTTTGCCTTGGGCGACACCGTGGTGCGTGAGATCATGGTCCCCCGCACCGACATGGGGTGTATAGGCCTCGATTCGCCGGTTCGCGAGGCCCTCGATACCATCATTGCCTGCGGTCACTCGCGGATACCGGTCTTTGAAGGGACCATGGACAACATCGTCGGCATCCTTTACGCCAAGGACCTGCTGAAGTACTGGGGGATGGACGAGGAGTCCATATCGCTCAAGACCATCATGCGGCCGCCCTTCTTCATCCCCGAAACCAAGAACCTGGAGGAGCTGCTGCAGGAATTCCGCAAGAAGAAGGTGCACCTGGCCATCGTCATCGATGAATATGGCGGCACCTCGGGGCTGGTAACCATCGAGGATCTCCTGGAGCAGATCGTTGGCGATATCCAGGACGAGTACGATGCCGAGGAGGAGCGACTCGTTGAAGAGCCCGGCGGTTCGGTCATCGTCGACGGACGTCTCCCCATCGAAGACCTGGAAGAGCACTTCGGCATAACGGTCGAGCGGGAGAAATTCGATACGGTGGGGGGCTATGTGGCTCACCTGACCGGCAGTATCCCGGTCATCGGAGAGGTGGTAACAGCGGATCGTCTGCTGATCACCGTCCTGGCCGCCGACGAGCGTCGCGTCATCAGGCTCCGGGTCGATCGACTCAGGGAAAACGGTAGCGAGGCCTAG
- a CDS encoding phosphatase PAP2 family protein, with translation MKPTRFIDSVNCAIEGILHTARTQKHMRRHFLAALFLLPLALVLGITEVEFILLSISVSFVLFAELMNTAVEVVVDMITPDYHPMAKIAKDVAAGAVLVAAIGAAVMGYLVLSKYIFPIYKEALGVVGNPSEMGTLVSLLAVVIVVVILKSIGGKGSPLEGGLPSGHAAVGFSIATVVTLSTQDPLISLLTIALAVMVSHSRLLLHIHSTREVVLGALTGVGVTLFILLLFRYYH, from the coding sequence TTGAAACCAACGCGATTCATCGACTCGGTTAACTGCGCCATCGAGGGGATCCTCCATACCGCGCGGACGCAGAAGCACATGCGTCGACATTTTCTGGCAGCGCTGTTCCTGTTGCCGCTGGCCCTGGTCCTCGGGATCACCGAGGTCGAATTCATCCTGCTCTCCATTTCCGTCTCGTTCGTGCTGTTTGCCGAACTGATGAACACGGCAGTGGAGGTTGTGGTGGACATGATCACCCCCGACTACCACCCCATGGCCAAGATCGCCAAGGATGTGGCCGCGGGTGCCGTGCTGGTGGCAGCCATCGGCGCGGCGGTCATGGGCTACCTGGTCCTTTCGAAATACATTTTTCCCATTTACAAGGAGGCTCTCGGCGTGGTAGGTAACCCTTCCGAGATGGGGACGCTGGTCTCCCTGCTGGCAGTGGTGATCGTCGTGGTGATCCTGAAATCGATTGGCGGCAAGGGTTCCCCGCTGGAGGGGGGGCTTCCCAGCGGCCATGCCGCAGTCGGCTTTTCCATCGCGACGGTCGTGACCCTCTCCACACAGGACCCGCTCATATCGCTTCTGACCATTGCCCTGGCGGTGATGGTATCCCATTCCCGCCTGCTGCTGCACATCCACTCCACGCGGGAAGTCGTGCTCGGTGCGTTGACCGGAGTGGGCGTGACGCTGTTCATCCTGCTGCTGTTCCGCTATTATCATTAG
- the ybeY gene encoding rRNA maturation RNase YbeY produces MTNRQRRHRLATRSLRKAAERILSALGLADSDLSLLFVGDLAIRRINREYLQKDRPTNVISFSLLEGEFGDINPAALGDVVISVDTAAREAEDEGVSLDARLAFLLLHGILHLAGYDHERSGEEEAARMEAKEQELFAMLQSEGLV; encoded by the coding sequence ATGACGAACCGCCAGCGGCGGCACCGGCTGGCGACACGCAGCCTAAGAAAAGCGGCGGAGAGGATATTAAGCGCCTTGGGATTGGCAGATAGCGATCTGTCGCTCCTGTTCGTCGGGGACCTGGCCATCAGGCGGATCAACCGGGAGTACCTGCAGAAGGACCGGCCGACCAACGTCATTTCCTTTTCGCTGCTGGAGGGGGAGTTCGGCGATATCAATCCTGCTGCGCTCGGCGATGTGGTGATCTCCGTCGACACGGCGGCCCGGGAAGCAGAAGATGAAGGGGTTTCACTGGATGCCAGGCTCGCATTTCTTCTCCTGCACGGCATCCTGCATCTGGCCGGTTACGACCACGAACGGAGCGGCGAAGAGGAGGCAGCAAGGATGGAGGCAAAGGAACAGGAGCTCTTTGCCATGCTGCAATCTGAGGGGCTGGTGTAG